A genomic region of Arachis hypogaea cultivar Tifrunner chromosome 5, arahy.Tifrunner.gnm2.J5K5, whole genome shotgun sequence contains the following coding sequences:
- the LOC112802444 gene encoding probable cyclic nucleotide-gated ion channel 20, chloroplastic, which translates to MANLEIEEEPMLSSNAQSSHELKDSSFRRILSRRRSASMYIPMVSMDPYYNREPSLGEHSRRQLNSVRTFPPKIDELYATLGTQNIFKQSGVTVTENSENNWDDNYDWEHTPPAVSVGQQGIICNNYFCIRVGTHDNAHQGIPRTPTRFDQEYHDDIHGDEEDFVKKVLSFISSCIPKVISPHSKRVKQWNKIIAIFCLVAIFLDPLFFFIPYVQKDFNCIVINWTRTIPLVVLRSLNDLVYFLNILLQFRLAYISASNGSRVIDIVDHPKEIAMHYLHSYFLLDLFVVIPLPQIIILFVLPKYLLGSSGANHSKNLISAVILVQYIPRLFRFLPLLIGQSPAGIIFESAWASCTLNLLIFMLSGHIVGSCWYLFGLQRVNQCLLDACHNANIIGCMKYVDCGKGHFSHQTQDLWTNNVNATSCLNSLSGSFDYGIYADVVRLTTGSNLIKKYLYALFWGFQQISTLAGNLTPSDFELEVLFTMIIIGLGLLLFALLIGNIQNFLQNLGQRTLEMQLRSREVEQWMNQFHLSEDLRKRIRHAERYNWMATIGMNAQMLMENMPERSAERHKTSSLRIY; encoded by the exons ATGGCTAACTTGGAAATAGAAGAGGAGCCAATGCTATCATCAAATGCACAATCATCCCATGAACTCAAGGATTCTAGTTTCCGGAGGATCCTATCAAGGAGACGAAGCGCATCCATGTACATTCCCATGGTGTCTATGGACCCATATTACAACAGAGAACCAAGTCTTGGAGAGCATAGTCGTCGTCAACTTAACAGCGTCAGAACCTTCCCGCCCAAGATTGATGAACTATATGCCACCCTTGGAAcccaaaatattttcaaacagAGTGGAGTTACTGTGACTGAAAACAGTGAAAACAACTGGGACGACAACTATGATTGGGAACATACACCACCCGCAGTGAGCGTTGGGCAACAGGGAATCAtttgtaataattatttttgtattaggGTCGGTACTCATGATAATGCTCACCAAGGAATTCCAAGAACTCCGACTAGATTTGATCAAGAG TACCATGATGACATTCATGGTGATGAAGAGGATTTTGTCAAAAAAGTGTTATCATTCATCTCTTCCTGTATTCCTAAAGTTATAAGCCCACACTCAAAACGCGTCAAGCAATGGAACAAGATTATAGCTATCTTTTGCTTGGTGGCAATATTTCTCGATCCATTATTTTTCTTCATACCGTATGTACAAAAG GATTTCAACTGCATCGTTATCAACTGGACAAGGACAATACCACTTGTTGTACTTAGAAGCTTGAATGATTTAGTGTATTTCTTGAACATACTTCTTCAG TTTAGGTTGGCTTATATTTCTGCTAGTAATGGATCAAGGGTGATTGATATAGTTGACCATCCAAAAGAGATTGCTATGCATTATTTGcatagctattttcttcttgatttATTTGTAGTGATTCCGTTGCCTCAG ATAATAATATTGTTTGTGCTACCAAAGTACTTATTGGGTTCATCAGGAGCAAATCATTCAAAGAATCTTATATCTGCGGTGATCCTTGTGCAATACATTCCCAGATTATTCAGGTTCTTGCCATTGCTAATTGGCCAATCTCCAGCAGGAATCATATTTGAGTCAGCCTGGGCAAGTTGCACTCTCAATCTTCTCATTTTTATGCTCTCTGGCCATATTGTTGGCTCTTGTTGGTATCTCTTTGGACTTCAG AGAGTTAATCAATGTTTGCTAGACGCTTGCCATAATGCTAACATCATTGGTTGCATGAAATATGTGGATTGTGGAAAAGGACATTTCTCTCACCAGACACAAGATTTGTGGACAAACAATGTAAATGCCACATCTTGTTTGAATTCGTTGTCTGGTTCTTTTGATTATGGGATCTATGCCGATGTTGTTCGACTTACTACAGGAAGCAACTTGATCAAAAAATATTTGTATGCACTTTTTTGGGGCTTCCAG CAAATCAGTACTCTTGCTGGTAATCTAACCCCAAGTGATTTTGAGTTGGAAGTCCTTTTCACAATGATAATCATAGGATTGGGGCTCTTGCTTTTTGCGCTTCTCATTGGAAACATACAAAACTTTCTTCAGAATCTCGGACAAAG AACACTAGAAATGCAACTTAGAAGCCGTGAAGTTGAGCAATGGATGAACCAGTTTCACTTATCAGAAGATCTAAGAAA GAGGATCAGACATGCCGAAAGGTATAATTGGATGGCAACAATAGGGATGAATGCACAAATGCTTATGGAGAATATGCCAGAAAGATCTGCAGAGAGACATAAGACGTCATCTCTTCGAATTTATTAA
- the LOC140173030 gene encoding probable cyclic nucleotide-gated ion channel 20, chloroplastic: MDEPILDAICERLRQKVYFKGSTILHPGDLVEKMFFVLRVELKSIGEDGTRVFLTERDACGEELLVWCLENSSVSTDGKKAWLPRPRLLSRRTVTCLTNVEVYSIGAADLEAITIRFTRFLRNPLVQRALRSLNYLLIFQYFAVGSV; this comes from the exons ATGGATGAGCCTATTTTAGATGCCATTTGTGAGAGGCTTAGGCAAAAAGTATACTTCAAAGGAAGTACTATTTTGCATCCTGGTGATTTGGTAGAGAAAATGTTCTTTGTTTTGCGTGTGGAATTGAAGAGCATTGGCGAAGATGGAACTAGAGTTTTTTTAACCGAAAgggatgcttgtggtgaagaacTTTTAGTATGGTGTCTTGAAAATTCTTCGGTTAGCACAG ATGGTAAAAAGGCATGGCTTCCTAGACCAAGGTTACTTAGCAGAAGGACAGTAACGTGTTTAACGAATGTGGAGGTATATTCAATTGGAGCTGCTGACCTAGAAGCAATTACAATCCGTTTCACAAGATTCTTGCGAAATCCACTTGTTCAAAGAGCATTGAGGTCATTAAATTATCTTCTTATATTTCAATATTTTGCAGTTGGTTCGGTGTGA